In Bradyrhizobium guangdongense, the sequence TTTGGTTGGTATCAGCTCTGTCCCTAAAGCGACCTGCTTCGCGAGTTGAACCCACGCTACTAGCTCGACGCAAGGAGCTCGCGTCCGCTAGACACCGTGATTCAAGCCTCAGGTTACCGAGCGGCAGCATTGCCGATGTGAAGGCGTCACGCTCAATGCCGAGCTTCGGCAAAAATGTTTCGAGCTAAGCCGCGCAGATCTTCGAGCTTCGCTCGCAGATCCAGAAGCTCCTTGTGCAATTCAAGCCTCCGGCTGCCCGTGGGACAGTTCGCGATCAGGTTGGCGGTCTGAAGAATGGAGATGTCGAGAAGGAGTATGGCGCGACGAACGGCTTCTTCCAGACCGGATCGACGGCGTGTCACTGGAAATTCCACGACGTTATGCATAGCCAGACCGAGTACCCGTTATCTTGCCAAATATCTGGCCGTCTTGAGCAACTCGCTCCGCTGCGCGGATTCGGGAAGTTTGGCCAGCTCAGCTGCAAGCAGATCGATCAGCTCGCCGCGTCTTTCCGGATGCCTTTCCTTACTCAGCAGTTCTCTGAAGTGGATGACTTTTTGAATGGCCGGGACGGTATTGTCCATCGCAGAACTCACGTCGTCTCTCCGTTCTGATCGCTAAGATGCTATGCTACTTTGCGTCGTCGGCGAACTGCCGTCCAAGATCGGATTCTGCAAAGTGTGCTCAATTTTCGCAGGGCTTATTGAGCAATTCCCAGCTGAGCGAGAAAGAAAATGACCGCCGAACGTGAAGTTCGACGGTCAGTTTTTTTCGTTGCGTGTGGCGAAACGATGGGGCGGCTGCCACAGCGACGAAAAGACAATCGTATAACTAGGTTATTCAAAGCTGGTCGGCTTTAGTTATCTTTACATTTATCTACCGCGGTGATGCGCTGGCACAACGATTCCGCATCGCCGGATTCTGCAAACATTGCTCAACGCCTGCATCGAAGCTCTCTTGATCCATATCAACTCAAGATGCGTTTTCCGACCCAGTATTATTGATTGCCCCCGTTTCGTGATTCCCAATGGATGAGATGGACTATCCCCTTAGCCGCTCTCCGGTTGTCCGCACTCGCGACCCGGAAGAGATGAGGAATGCGCTGAAGACGGTGTATGGGGCGACTGGATTTGCGGTCGCGAATTCAACCGATTTCGAAGCGGTGGCAAATTACCTAGTTTTACCTCACATCGGGCTCGGCTTTTGTGGATATGCTGCCAAAACAGAGGTCGAATTTCCCGAGGGCGATTTTGCAAGATTGCAAGTCGGCCTTAAGGGCAAAGCGGGCGTCGTTTTAGGCAATTCGACGACGCTGCCGGTGGACGAGCAGCACTCCGGGATAACCCCGGCGGGGCAGCCAGCTACCATCATATTCGAAGCTGGGTTCGAGCAGCTAATCCTTCGCATAAAAACGAGCGCACTGGAGAAGGCGTTAACGGCGCTCTTGGGGGCATCACCTCGTGGGGCGCTCTTACTTGACCCCACCGCTGCACCGAAGCAGCCTGCGGCTCATCTGTTGCGCCAGCTCACCATGTTCTTGGCCGATCAGCTAAATTCAACGGCAGCGCAGTTACCTAAACCGACGCTAGTCGAACTCGAGCAAGCGCTGATCATGACGTTCCTGTCGGCTCAGAGGCACAACTACACCGACATTTTGGATGGCCGCGCCACGGAGCCAGCGCCACTCGTAGTCCGGTTGGCCGAAGAGTACATAGAAGCAAATTGGGCTCGCGCGGTTGTCATCGAGGAGTTAGCATCCCAGACGAACACCAGTATTCGCAGCCTTTATGCGGCGTTCAAAAAGCATCGAGGATATTCGCCGATGCAATTTGCAAAGTCCGTTCGGCTCCGACACGCCAGAAGAATGCTCCTGGAAGGAAATCCGAGAACTTCCGTGTCTCAAATCGCCTTCAAATGCGGCTTCGGCAATTTAGGCCATTTCGCCAGTGACTTCCGACAAATGTTCGGAGAGCTTCCTTCGGAAGTTTTCGCGCGAGCGCGGAGTTGAAATGAGCAACTGGCCTGCACTAGGCCTCGGCGCAGTCTCGGAGCGCTCGCAAGCTAAGACGCAAGCCAGTCTTGATGTGGGTCAAACTGTCGGGGGCCGAAGCGGCTAGGATTAAAACCTTACGAGCCAGCGTCGGAGCGGGACATGGTGAAATCTGGTGTGAAATCTTTGCTCATTGCCGGTCTTGCCGCTGGTTTCGGCGCCGCGGCCCAGGCTGAAGATCTCGATATCGGCAAATCAGAATTTCAGTCGTCGTGCGCGAGTTGCCATGGCACGGACGCCAGGGGCAAAGGACCGGTTAGCGACCAACTCAAGACATCGCCTCCCGATTTGACGATGCTGGCCAAGAACAACAACGGCGTGTTTCCCACAAATGCCATTTATGAAACCATAGATGGATCCAAGACGATTCCCGCTCACGGCACGCGCGAAATGCCGATTTGGGGGGAGCGATTCAACCCCATTGTCAAGTTGCCTCACTATGTTGATCCGTCTTACTGGAAGCTCGCCGGGGCGGAGCAAGACCCGGACCTTGTCGTGCGAAAACGCATCCTCTCTGTTGTCGATTATCTCAGTCGAATTCAGCAAAAATAATCGCTGACAAGGGTGGGGATGATTTGCCCATCGCGCCTTAGGCAAGGCTCGCCCAAAAGATGTAGTCGATCTTTGCACAGCTCTTGATTACGCGCGGCCGCCGTGGTATTGGCGTCCGCATGTTTAAATGCACGCGCAAAGTCAACTTCAACCACATGACCCGCTTCGGCTGGGCCGTGGAAGGAGTCGTGCGCTAGCAATTCGACGATGACATCTTTTCCACCAGGCCCCGCCGGCGTCGGACGGGGCCTTTTGTTTGGCCACGCTCCCTGCCGGCACAATAGCAGGAGCATGCGATGCCACCACAACAGACGAACATTTCACCCGGGATCGGGGCCGATGCCGCAAGGCGCGGCCTCAATCTCTCCATCGCGCAGGCAAAGGACGCAATCGATCAGGCGTTGGCCGCACGCCTCAAGGCGTCCGCGACGGCGCTGAACAAGAATGCTGCCGAAGCAAATGCAGCATCGAGGCGGAGCGTCCTCGGTCTGCTCAAGCAAGCCTGGTTTGCTTTTCTGGCGCGGCGCCAGAACCCGCGGCTCACCGTGCACGACCTGAGCGACAGGGAGCTGCTGGATATCGGCCTGACGCGCGGCGAGGTCGACTACCTCTCGCCTCAGCGCGCCATCGATAATCTGCGAGACAGAACGCGGTATCTCTGGAACCGTGGCGGGATGTAAATGATCAACCGTAAGACATGGGCATGCGCTCTGAGAACAAGCGGGCGCCCGTGCGCTCGCTTGTTCTCAGGCGCGCGCCGCGGCGCTGATTTGGCAGCTTGTATCGGCCCGCTGGCCGGGACCGAGCGCGTCGAGGCGTCATGGCGGAGTTCACAGGGATATGACCGAACTGCGGCCGTTTCGTCCTACCCCGCTGTGACAAGCGAGGCACGAGGCAATTTTTCGCGGGCCTTGCCGCTCTAAAGCCGTTTGCCTTGCCAGTTTTTCCACGGCAATATGCCGCCAAAACAACCATGAGAAACGGGAAGACAGAATGGCGGCTCCCATCAAGTTCGGCGTTGGTCAAAGCGTGCTGCGCAAAGAGGACGACGCGCTGATCCGCGGCAAGGGCCGCTATACCGACGATTACGCGCCGCAGGCCGCGCTGCGCTGCCTGATGCTGCGCTCGCCGCATGCGCATGCCAAATACACGATCGACGCCAGCCGCGCCCGCGCCCTGCCTGGTGTGGCACTGATCCTGACGGCCGACGACGTCAAGGATCTCGGCAATCTGCCGTGCCTGTTCAACCTCGAGACCGATCCGTTCACCGGCCCGCCTTATCCGATCCTCGCCAAGGACGAGGTGCGGCATGTCGGCGATGCCGTCGCCTTCGTGGTCGCCGAGACCATCGACCAGGCACGCGATGCGATCGAGGCGATCGACGTCAAATGGAGCCCGCTGCCATCAGTGACGGGGGTCGTCAACGCCGTGAAGAAGGGCGCGCCGCAGGTCTGGCCGGATAAGTCAGGCAACGTGCTGTTCGACGTCTCGATCGGCGACAAGAAAGCCACCGAAGCGGCGTTTGCCAAAGCGCATGCGGTCGCCGAAATCTCCATCGTCAATCCGCGCGTGGTCGCGAGCTTCATGGAAACGCGCGCGGCGGTCTGCGAATACGACGCCAGGAACGACCATCTGACACTGACGGTCGGCAGCCAGGGCAGCCATCGCCTGCGCGACATTCTCTGTCAGAACGTGCTCAACATCCCCACCGACAAGATGCGGGTGATCTGCCCCGATGTCGGCGGCGGTTTCGGCACAAAGCTGTTTCCCTATCGCGAATACGCCCTGATGGCGGTCGCGGCGCGCAAGCTGAGGAAGGCCGTGAAGTGGGCGGCCGATCGCTCCGAGCATTTCATGGGCGATGCGCAGGGCCGCGACAACGTCACATCAGCGAAGATGGCGCTCGCCGAGGACGGCAAGTTCCTCGCGATGGATTGCGACCTGATGGGCGATATGGGCGCGTATCTGTCGACCTTCGGGCCCTACATCCCGCATGGCGGCGCCGGCATGCTCCCGGGCCTTTATGACATCCAGGCCTTCCACTGCCGGGTGCGCACCATCTTCACGCACAGCGTGCCGGTCGATGCCTATCGGGGCGCGGGGCGGCCCGAGGCGGCCTATGTCATCGAGCGCCTCGTCGATGCCTGCGCGCGAAAACTCGACATGACGCCGGACGCGATCCGCCGCAAGAACTTCATTCCGCCGAAGGCGCTGCCTTACAAGACCGCGACCGGCAAGGTCTACGATTCCGGCGACTTCGCCGCGCATCTGAAGCGCGCGATGGAGATCGCCGCTTGGAAGGAATTTCCAAAGCGCGCCAAGGCGGCCAAGAAGCAGGGGCTGATCCGCGGCGTTGGGCTTGCGAGCTATGTCGAGGTCTGCGGCGTGATGGGCGAGGAGACCGCCAATGTGCGGCTCGACCCCAACGGCGACGTCACGGTCCTGATCGGTACGCAATCGAGCGGGCAGGGCCACCAGACCGCCTATGCGCAGATCGTCGCCGAGCAGTTCGGCGTTGCGCCCGAGCGG encodes:
- a CDS encoding AraC family transcriptional regulator; this translates as MDEMDYPLSRSPVVRTRDPEEMRNALKTVYGATGFAVANSTDFEAVANYLVLPHIGLGFCGYAAKTEVEFPEGDFARLQVGLKGKAGVVLGNSTTLPVDEQHSGITPAGQPATIIFEAGFEQLILRIKTSALEKALTALLGASPRGALLLDPTAAPKQPAAHLLRQLTMFLADQLNSTAAQLPKPTLVELEQALIMTFLSAQRHNYTDILDGRATEPAPLVVRLAEEYIEANWARAVVIEELASQTNTSIRSLYAAFKKHRGYSPMQFAKSVRLRHARRMLLEGNPRTSVSQIAFKCGFGNLGHFASDFRQMFGELPSEVFARARS
- a CDS encoding c-type cytochrome; the encoded protein is MVKSGVKSLLIAGLAAGFGAAAQAEDLDIGKSEFQSSCASCHGTDARGKGPVSDQLKTSPPDLTMLAKNNNGVFPTNAIYETIDGSKTIPAHGTREMPIWGERFNPIVKLPHYVDPSYWKLAGAEQDPDLVVRKRILSVVDYLSRIQQK
- a CDS encoding DUF1127 domain-containing protein, with amino-acid sequence MPPQQTNISPGIGADAARRGLNLSIAQAKDAIDQALAARLKASATALNKNAAEANAASRRSVLGLLKQAWFAFLARRQNPRLTVHDLSDRELLDIGLTRGEVDYLSPQRAIDNLRDRTRYLWNRGGM
- a CDS encoding xanthine dehydrogenase family protein molybdopterin-binding subunit, with translation MAAPIKFGVGQSVLRKEDDALIRGKGRYTDDYAPQAALRCLMLRSPHAHAKYTIDASRARALPGVALILTADDVKDLGNLPCLFNLETDPFTGPPYPILAKDEVRHVGDAVAFVVAETIDQARDAIEAIDVKWSPLPSVTGVVNAVKKGAPQVWPDKSGNVLFDVSIGDKKATEAAFAKAHAVAEISIVNPRVVASFMETRAAVCEYDARNDHLTLTVGSQGSHRLRDILCQNVLNIPTDKMRVICPDVGGGFGTKLFPYREYALMAVAARKLRKAVKWAADRSEHFMGDAQGRDNVTSAKMALAEDGKFLAMDCDLMGDMGAYLSTFGPYIPHGGAGMLPGLYDIQAFHCRVRTIFTHSVPVDAYRGAGRPEAAYVIERLVDACARKLDMTPDAIRRKNFIPPKALPYKTATGKVYDSGDFAAHLKRAMEIAAWKEFPKRAKAAKKQGLIRGVGLASYVEVCGVMGEETANVRLDPNGDVTVLIGTQSSGQGHQTAYAQIVAEQFGVAPERVHVRQGDTAEIATGLGTGGSASIPSGGVSVERATRELGQKLKEIAAQALEASAGDLEISDGVIRIAGTDRSISFADLAKRPGVDSSKLNGSATFASADGTYPNGTHVAEVEIDPATGIIKIVNYVIVDDFGKTLNPLLLEGQVHGGAMQGIGQALMEQVVYGATDGQLITATYMDYALPRAADGPSFTFETHNIPCTTNPMGVKGAGEAGAIGSCPAVVNAIVDALWREYKIDHIDMPATPERVWIAISEHHRRHSL